The Mucilaginibacter yixingensis genome window below encodes:
- the nadC gene encoding carboxylating nicotinate-nucleotide diphosphorylase: MDKQLIHQFIINALTEDVGDGDHTSLSTIPAGTTGKAKLLVKDNGVLAGVELSIEIFAIVDPQLKVNVLINDGAQVKVGDIVLEVEGSTHSILKAERLVLNCMQRMSGIATITHEVVDVLKGTNTKVLDTRKTTPGLRYLEKWAVKIGGGVNHRFGLYDMILIKDNHVDYSGGIANAINNAKQYLADTGRKLDIEIEVRNLEELEQVLSTGGVQRILLDNFKFDVLKQAVAMIEGRYITEASGGITIENVRDYADCGVDYVSMGALTHSVKSLDLSLKAVKQ; the protein is encoded by the coding sequence TTGGATAAGCAACTCATACACCAGTTCATTATAAACGCCCTGACTGAAGACGTGGGCGATGGCGATCATACCTCGCTTTCTACCATTCCGGCGGGCACTACTGGCAAAGCCAAACTTTTGGTAAAAGACAACGGCGTATTGGCCGGCGTTGAGCTGAGCATAGAGATCTTCGCTATTGTAGATCCTCAACTAAAGGTCAACGTCCTTATTAACGACGGCGCCCAGGTAAAAGTTGGCGACATTGTTTTAGAGGTAGAAGGCAGTACACACAGCATTCTGAAAGCCGAGCGATTAGTGCTCAACTGTATGCAGCGAATGAGCGGCATTGCCACCATTACCCACGAGGTGGTTGACGTGCTGAAAGGCACCAACACCAAAGTACTTGATACCCGCAAAACCACTCCGGGCCTGCGTTATCTTGAAAAATGGGCCGTTAAAATTGGCGGTGGCGTAAATCACCGTTTTGGTTTGTATGATATGATCCTGATTAAGGACAACCATGTAGACTATTCTGGCGGCATCGCTAATGCCATCAACAACGCTAAACAATACCTGGCAGATACCGGTCGCAAGCTTGATATTGAAATTGAGGTGCGTAACCTGGAAGAACTGGAACAGGTACTGAGCACCGGCGGCGTACAACGCATTTTGCTGGATAACTTTAAGTTTGATGTATTGAAACAGGCCGTAGCCATGATAGAAGGACGCTACATTACAGAGGCATCCGGCGGCATTACCATAGAAAACGTACGCGATTATGCCGACTGTGGTGTTGACTATGTATCTATGGGCGCTCTCACCCATTCGGTTAAAAGCCTCGATCTGAGCCTCAAAGCCGTTAAACAGTAA
- a CDS encoding DUF4783 domain-containing protein has protein sequence MKKLLLLLFILPATLTALADQVDRTAELLKTGNFTELGKLFAGSVDVTLMDDENMLSGTKALASVESFFKKNPIKTVKVLHRIDSNPKIKFGVILVGCSTGNYRVSVSFKQSGAQFLLDEFRVETEKA, from the coding sequence ATGAAGAAACTGTTACTCCTTCTATTTATCCTGCCCGCCACGCTTACCGCCCTTGCAGATCAGGTAGACCGCACTGCCGAACTGCTTAAAACCGGCAATTTTACTGAACTGGGCAAGCTGTTTGCTGGTAGTGTAGATGTAACGTTGATGGATGACGAAAACATGCTCTCAGGCACCAAGGCACTGGCATCGGTAGAAAGTTTCTTCAAAAAAAATCCTATTAAAACGGTCAAAGTACTTCACCGGATAGACTCTAACCCTAAAATTAAATTTGGAGTAATTTTAGTGGGATGCAGCACCGGCAACTACCGCGTATCGGTATCATTTAAACAAAGCGGTGCCCAGTTTTTGCTGGATGAATTTAGAGTTGAAACTGAAAAAGCATAA
- a CDS encoding lipid A deacylase LpxR family protein, with the protein MKTLYISLLVCFLFAGSAFSQTRVNEAGFQTENDSYLAQGSDRYYTNGIFVYYRHALKLSDSSKLKNKVLGFEAGQRMYNPQSASIPDMKYVDRPFAGYLYVGANLNLLYQNESNLKLGAQLGVVGSGSGAYEIQQDIHKWFGFYPPQGWEYQVHDGIEINLSAEYNHLLARGKGIDLTLNSYANLGNGFDGLGVGPLLRLGDFNQLYNSVSTQSTVSRLNKNSLLHPKEIFFYYKPMLNYVAYDATVQGSLFGDHTQYPNEILLTPNRLVFSNQLGVSYAPGRWVIDASVIFHTKDVKQMVKAHQWGSVTLLYRW; encoded by the coding sequence ATGAAAACTTTATACATTAGCCTGCTGGTCTGTTTTTTATTTGCCGGTTCGGCTTTCTCGCAAACGCGTGTTAACGAAGCCGGGTTTCAGACAGAGAACGATTCTTATCTGGCCCAGGGCTCAGACCGTTATTATACTAACGGCATATTTGTTTATTATCGTCATGCGCTAAAGCTTAGCGACAGTTCTAAACTGAAGAACAAGGTGCTGGGTTTTGAAGCCGGACAGCGGATGTACAATCCGCAATCGGCCTCTATTCCGGATATGAAGTACGTGGATCGGCCATTTGCCGGCTACCTGTATGTTGGCGCCAATCTTAACCTGTTGTATCAGAATGAAAGTAATCTTAAACTGGGCGCGCAATTAGGCGTGGTGGGTTCAGGGTCTGGCGCATACGAGATTCAGCAGGATATACACAAATGGTTTGGCTTTTATCCGCCCCAGGGTTGGGAGTACCAGGTGCATGATGGTATCGAGATCAATCTTTCTGCCGAATATAATCACCTGCTTGCACGTGGCAAAGGCATTGACCTGACGCTTAACAGTTATGCAAACCTGGGTAATGGTTTTGACGGGTTGGGCGTTGGTCCGCTGTTGAGATTGGGAGACTTTAACCAACTTTATAACTCCGTAAGCACGCAAAGCACCGTTAGCAGGTTAAACAAGAACTCGTTATTGCACCCCAAAGAAATTTTCTTTTATTATAAACCGATGTTAAACTATGTGGCTTATGATGCCACGGTGCAAGGAAGTTTATTTGGCGATCATACCCAATACCCCAATGAAATATTATTAACCCCCAATCGATTGGTTTTCAGTAATCAACTGGGTGTGTCTTATGCGCCTGGTCGTTGGGTGATTGATGCTTCGGTCATCTTTCATACTAAAGACGTGAAGCAAATGGTGAAGGCTCATCAGTGGGGATCGGTTACGTTATTGTACAGGTGGTAG
- a CDS encoding dCMP deaminase family protein, with the protein MITKPGFNDIFMNLATDLAKRSHCVKAQVGAVLTKDTRIISIGYNGPPSGTHNCDEEWPETGCARDSKGSCSLALHAEENAILYATKNGARLEGATLYTTLSPCLPCARLIYSAGVTKVYYKHSYAKYKGLPSDEGVDFLSRFGVDVVLMEDPS; encoded by the coding sequence ATGATAACAAAGCCCGGCTTCAACGATATATTTATGAATCTGGCTACCGATCTGGCCAAACGCTCGCATTGCGTAAAAGCACAGGTTGGAGCAGTACTCACTAAAGATACCCGCATTATCTCTATCGGCTATAACGGGCCGCCGTCAGGCACGCACAATTGTGATGAAGAATGGCCGGAAACCGGTTGCGCGCGCGATTCTAAAGGCAGCTGCTCGCTTGCTTTACATGCCGAAGAGAATGCCATATTGTATGCCACCAAAAACGGCGCACGTTTGGAAGGCGCTACGCTCTATACCACGCTGTCGCCTTGCCTGCCTTGCGCAAGGCTCATCTACTCTGCCGGGGTAACCAAAGTTTACTACAAGCACTCATACGCCAAATACAAAGGCTTGCCTAGTGATGAGGGGGTGGATTTTCTGAGTCGCTTTGGGGTGGATGTCGTGTTGATGGAAGACCCCTCCTAA
- a CDS encoding tetratricopeptide repeat protein, whose translation MRLSVVLSCLIITAAAHNTVAQNAYVKLGQQALMNGDFRTAANHLEKACVVDSTNANALWMLGYSYYHNENYKKAVTAYTKVIAIKPADGTAYYYRARAKAYLGRDAQASNIDKEKWMLGAIADFTRSIEIDPSDMKYYQNRAIAYRDYGVFKLQAGNKQTDQTRGINALKASVADLMKVLASDPSRADIESLIAVSKEKLATALGHH comes from the coding sequence ATGAGGCTCTCAGTTGTACTTTCATGTCTGATCATTACCGCGGCTGCACACAACACAGTTGCCCAGAACGCCTATGTTAAATTAGGTCAGCAGGCTTTGATGAACGGCGATTTCCGAACGGCGGCCAATCATCTGGAAAAAGCCTGCGTGGTAGACTCTACCAATGCCAACGCCCTCTGGATGCTGGGCTACTCCTACTACCATAACGAAAACTATAAAAAAGCTGTTACTGCATATACCAAAGTAATTGCTATTAAGCCGGCAGACGGCACCGCCTACTACTATCGCGCACGAGCCAAAGCCTACCTGGGTAGAGACGCACAAGCATCAAACATTGATAAAGAAAAGTGGATGCTGGGCGCTATAGCCGATTTTACCCGATCTATAGAGATTGACCCGTCTGATATGAAATACTACCAGAACCGGGCCATTGCCTACCGCGATTACGGCGTATTTAAACTACAGGCGGGCAACAAACAGACCGATCAAACCCGCGGCATTAATGCCCTCAAAGCTTCTGTTGCCGATTTAATGAAAGTATTAGCCAGTGATCCGTCCCGCGCCGATATTGAGTCGCTCATAGCGGTATCTAAAGAAAAACTGGCCACTGCGCTTGGCCATCATTGA
- the arfB gene encoding alternative ribosome rescue aminoacyl-tRNA hydrolase ArfB — protein MIPAKNDLQKDITYKTSRSGGKGGQNVNKVATKVELLFDLAGTSLFTDEERQRLTEKLGSRFNKDGLLQIVCDEERSQFLNKEIALEKLVQLLTKALERPKTRKKTKVSKATKAARLDNKKQHSAKKATRKKDFDY, from the coding sequence ATGATACCTGCAAAAAACGATCTACAAAAAGATATCACCTACAAAACATCGCGCAGTGGCGGTAAAGGCGGCCAGAATGTAAACAAAGTAGCCACCAAGGTTGAACTGTTGTTTGACCTGGCCGGCACCTCGCTTTTTACCGACGAAGAAAGGCAACGTCTTACCGAAAAACTCGGTTCGCGATTTAACAAAGATGGCCTGCTGCAAATAGTTTGCGATGAAGAACGCAGCCAGTTCCTCAACAAAGAGATTGCCTTAGAAAAATTAGTACAATTGCTTACCAAAGCGCTAGAACGCCCTAAAACCCGCAAGAAAACCAAAGTAAGCAAAGCCACCAAAGCCGCACGCTTGGACAATAAGAAACAGCACTCGGCTAAAAAAGCCACCAGGAAGAAGGACTTTGATTATTGA
- the lon gene encoding endopeptidase La, which yields MSFNPFDINAALPIINEDSEFFPLMSSEDEEEMNNEQIPDILSILPLRNTVLFPGVVMPITVGRDKSIKLIRDANKKDRIIGVVSQQDVSIEDPGFDQLNQIGTTALIIKMLQMPDGNTTVILQGKKRFTLGEEVQSEPYIKATITPFQEVKLKEDKEFKAMVSSIKDMAMSIIQLSPNIPSEAGIAIRNIESTSFLINFISSNMNADMSVKQKMLETFDLRERAKMVLEHLTTEIQMLELKNQIQNRVRTDLDKQQRDYFLNQQLKTIQEELGGNTPDLEVESLRDRAVKKKWAKEVNDHFNKEIEKLVRMNPAAADYSVQINYLELLLDLPWNEFTKDNFDLKRAQKILDKDHFGLDKVKQRIIEYLAVLKLKHNMKAPILCLVGPPGVGKTSLGKSIAKALGRKYVRMALGGIRDEAEVRGHRKTYIGAMPGRIIQSIKKAGAANPVFILDEIDKVGNDFRGDPSSALLEVLDPEQNSTFYDHYVEMDFDLSNVMFIATANSLSTIQPALIDRMEIIEVNGYTIEEKIEIAKQHLLPKQREAHGVKAKDVSLKNDVIEKIVEEYTRESGVRTLDKQIGSVVRGVAKSIALKEEYSTNVNKTDVERFLGAPIFDKDLYEGNDIAGVVTGLAWTQVGGDILFIESSLSPGKGRLTLTGSLGDVMKESATIALFYLRAHATQFNIDPKLFDQWDVHIHVPAGATPKDGPSAGVTMLTALTSAFTQRKIKPHLAMTGEITLRGRVLPVGGIKEKILAAKRANIKEIILCSSNRKDILEIKEDYIKDLTFHYVKQMHEVIDLALLNEQVDDPLDLTVREEKVAEK from the coding sequence ATGAGTTTCAATCCATTTGATATAAACGCTGCTCTCCCTATCATCAATGAAGATTCTGAGTTTTTCCCTCTGATGTCGTCTGAGGATGAGGAGGAGATGAATAATGAGCAGATACCTGACATTTTATCTATTCTACCCCTACGTAATACCGTTTTATTCCCCGGCGTAGTAATGCCTATTACGGTTGGCCGCGATAAATCCATCAAACTAATTCGCGATGCCAATAAAAAAGACCGCATAATTGGGGTAGTTTCTCAACAGGATGTGAGTATAGAAGACCCTGGTTTTGATCAACTGAACCAAATTGGTACAACCGCTCTCATCATCAAGATGCTGCAAATGCCCGATGGTAATACCACCGTGATATTGCAGGGTAAAAAGCGGTTTACATTGGGCGAAGAGGTGCAAAGCGAGCCTTACATAAAAGCCACTATCACACCTTTTCAGGAAGTTAAACTGAAGGAAGATAAAGAGTTTAAAGCCATGGTATCGTCTATTAAAGACATGGCCATGAGCATTATTCAGCTATCGCCCAACATTCCGAGCGAAGCCGGCATTGCTATCCGCAACATCGAAAGCACATCGTTCCTCATCAACTTCATCTCATCAAACATGAATGCTGATATGAGCGTGAAGCAAAAGATGCTGGAAACGTTTGATCTGCGTGAACGGGCCAAGATGGTTCTGGAGCACCTGACTACCGAGATACAGATGCTGGAGCTGAAAAACCAGATTCAGAACCGTGTTCGTACCGATCTGGACAAGCAGCAGCGTGATTACTTCCTGAACCAACAGCTTAAAACCATCCAGGAAGAACTGGGCGGCAACACGCCCGATCTGGAGGTAGAAAGCCTGCGCGACCGCGCTGTTAAGAAGAAGTGGGCCAAAGAAGTAAACGATCACTTTAACAAAGAGATAGAAAAACTGGTGCGGATGAACCCCGCTGCAGCCGATTACTCGGTACAGATCAACTATCTTGAATTGCTGCTGGATTTGCCATGGAACGAGTTTACCAAAGATAACTTTGACCTGAAACGTGCCCAGAAGATTCTGGACAAAGATCACTTCGGTCTGGATAAAGTAAAACAGCGTATTATTGAATACCTGGCTGTGTTGAAGCTGAAACACAACATGAAAGCGCCTATCCTGTGTTTGGTTGGCCCTCCGGGTGTGGGTAAAACATCGCTGGGTAAATCTATCGCTAAAGCATTGGGCCGCAAATATGTGCGTATGGCGCTAGGCGGTATTCGTGATGAGGCCGAAGTTCGCGGTCACCGTAAAACTTACATTGGTGCCATGCCGGGCCGTATCATTCAATCTATCAAAAAGGCCGGTGCAGCTAACCCGGTATTTATTCTGGATGAGATTGATAAGGTAGGTAATGATTTCCGCGGCGATCCATCGTCAGCTTTGTTAGAGGTACTTGACCCAGAGCAGAACAGTACTTTTTACGATCATTATGTAGAGATGGATTTTGATCTGAGCAACGTAATGTTCATTGCTACCGCTAACTCGTTAAGCACCATACAGCCAGCGTTGATTGACCGTATGGAGATCATCGAGGTAAACGGTTATACTATTGAAGAAAAGATAGAGATAGCCAAACAGCACTTATTGCCAAAACAGCGCGAGGCCCACGGCGTAAAAGCCAAAGACGTATCGTTAAAGAACGATGTGATCGAGAAGATTGTGGAAGAGTACACCCGCGAGTCTGGCGTACGTACGCTGGATAAGCAGATTGGTTCTGTGGTGCGTGGCGTAGCTAAAAGCATCGCTCTGAAAGAAGAATATAGCACCAACGTCAATAAAACAGACGTAGAGCGTTTTTTGGGCGCGCCTATATTTGACAAAGATTTGTACGAGGGCAACGATATTGCAGGTGTAGTAACCGGCCTGGCCTGGACACAGGTGGGCGGCGATATCCTGTTTATCGAGTCGAGCCTGAGCCCGGGTAAAGGCAGGCTAACGCTGACCGGTAGTTTGGGTGACGTGATGAAAGAATCGGCCACTATTGCCCTGTTCTATCTGCGTGCACATGCGACACAATTCAATATCGATCCAAAACTGTTTGATCAGTGGGATGTGCATATCCACGTGCCTGCGGGAGCTACGCCAAAGGATGGTCCGTCTGCCGGGGTAACTATGCTTACCGCATTAACGTCAGCATTCACCCAGCGTAAAATAAAACCACACCTGGCTATGACCGGAGAGATTACCCTGCGCGGGCGCGTATTGCCGGTAGGGGGTATTAAAGAAAAAATACTGGCAGCCAAGCGTGCAAACATCAAAGAGATCATTTTGTGCTCTAGCAACCGCAAGGATATTCTGGAAATTAAGGAAGATTACATCAAAGACCTCACTTTCCACTATGTAAAGCAAATGCACGAGGTAATTGACCTGGCGCTGCTGAATGAACAGGTTGATGACCCGCTGGATCTGACCGTTCGGGAAGAAAAAGTGGCCGAAAAATAA
- the plsY gene encoding glycerol-3-phosphate 1-O-acyltransferase PlsY — translation MISVYSVSALILAYLCGSIPTAVWLGQAFYGIDVREYGSGNAGATNTFRVLGKKAGIPVMLIDILKGFTATNLAFFLPLSAIGSVHSVGFTNYQLALGITAVMGHLFPIFAGFRGGKGVATLCGMVLAIHLQAALLCVVVFIIVLLITRYVSLSSIIAGFTYLIGVTFVFQVHVRSVIIYGMCICVLILVTHQKNIERLLKGKESKVNLFKKKTTTV, via the coding sequence ATGATATCTGTCTACTCCGTTTCAGCACTTATTTTGGCTTATCTGTGCGGCTCTATCCCTACTGCGGTGTGGCTAGGCCAGGCTTTCTACGGCATAGACGTGCGCGAGTATGGCAGCGGCAATGCCGGGGCTACCAACACCTTCAGGGTGCTGGGCAAAAAAGCAGGCATTCCGGTAATGCTCATTGATATTCTTAAAGGCTTCACAGCCACCAATCTTGCTTTCTTTTTACCCCTGTCTGCCATTGGCAGCGTTCATTCCGTAGGGTTTACTAACTATCAGTTAGCTCTAGGTATAACTGCGGTAATGGGGCACCTCTTCCCAATATTTGCAGGTTTTAGAGGCGGCAAAGGTGTTGCTACCTTATGCGGCATGGTATTGGCTATACATTTACAAGCGGCGCTGCTATGCGTTGTGGTATTTATTATTGTATTGCTCATTACCCGCTATGTATCGCTGAGTTCTATTATAGCCGGCTTTACGTACCTGATAGGCGTTACGTTTGTTTTTCAGGTGCATGTGCGTTCGGTTATTATTTATGGCATGTGTATTTGCGTACTGATATTGGTTACGCATCAAAAAAATATCGAGCGTTTGCTCAAGGGCAAAGAGTCTAAAGTAAACCTGTTTAAAAAGAAAACTACAACAGTTTAA
- a CDS encoding M48 family metallopeptidase: MENLRKVMAMAIVMLFLYACSTVPLTGRKQLSLISDDQVNQSAAQSYTQLLSDPKTTVIKNTSDAERVKRVGAQLAAAIERYLQQTGYGNRYQFKWEFNLIKSNEVNAWCMPGGKVAVYSGIMPITKDDASLATVMGHEIGHAIARHSAERISQQLAVQAGGGIAGVATSGQSSATQAIVSQLYGVGGNLALLKYSRSQESEADRLGLTFMAMAGYDPHNAIAFWQRMAALGKNGTPEFLSTHPTDQTRINDIEAHMSEAMRYYKK, translated from the coding sequence ATGGAAAATCTGCGCAAGGTAATGGCTATGGCCATTGTTATGCTCTTCTTATACGCCTGCTCAACCGTACCGCTTACCGGCCGCAAACAGTTGAGCTTGATCTCAGACGATCAGGTAAATCAATCGGCAGCCCAAAGTTATACTCAGCTGCTGTCTGACCCCAAAACAACGGTTATCAAAAACACATCAGATGCCGAACGCGTAAAGCGTGTAGGCGCTCAATTAGCTGCGGCTATTGAACGTTACCTGCAGCAAACCGGTTACGGCAACAGGTACCAGTTTAAATGGGAGTTTAACCTGATTAAAAGTAACGAGGTAAACGCCTGGTGTATGCCCGGCGGCAAGGTAGCCGTATATAGCGGTATTATGCCGATAACTAAAGACGACGCCAGTTTGGCCACTGTAATGGGCCACGAGATTGGTCACGCTATTGCACGCCACTCTGCAGAGCGCATTTCACAGCAACTGGCTGTACAAGCAGGCGGCGGCATTGCCGGCGTAGCCACCAGCGGACAGTCATCAGCCACCCAAGCCATCGTTAGCCAGCTATACGGTGTAGGCGGTAATCTGGCACTGCTCAAATACTCCCGCAGTCAGGAGTCAGAAGCCGACCGCCTCGGACTAACCTTTATGGCCATGGCCGGGTATGATCCGCATAACGCCATTGCCTTCTGGCAACGCATGGCCGCCCTGGGCAAAAATGGCACTCCCGAGTTTCTGAGCACCCACCCTACAGATCAAACCCGTATTAATGACATTGAGGCGCACATGAGTGAGGCGATGAGGTATTATAAGAAGTAA
- the gpmI gene encoding 2,3-bisphosphoglycerate-independent phosphoglycerate mutase translates to MEQQKKVALLILDGWGYGRHDASNAIFNAKTPFFNSLLEQYPNSKLEASGMAVGLPDGQMGNSEVGHMNLGAGRVVYQELGRIHKAVEDKELDENPVIKDAFNYAKQNNKDVHFIGLVSDGGVHSHIKHLKGLCDVAGRYALPNVYIHAFLDGRDTDPYNGLKYITDLEHYTQDTNVKIASAIGRYFAMDRDNRWERVRKAYDLMVNGEGVHVQKVADGIVESYAHEVSDEFVEPIVRVDENDQPIAVIKPGDVVLCFNFRTDRGREISLALTQKAFPEQNMHPLDLRYITMTPYDETFKNVQVVFHKDDLTKTLGEILQDAGKNQIRIAETEKYPHVTFFFSGGREKEFANEKRLLVPSPKVATYDLQPEMSAEGIKEAILPELESHWADFICLNFANTDMVGHTGVFSAVVKAAETVDACTKAVVETGLKNGYSFIILADHGNADFMINADGSPNTAHTTNLVPCIVIDKDVTAVKDGKLGDVAPTVLKMLGVAIPEEMTGNVLV, encoded by the coding sequence GTGGAACAACAGAAAAAAGTCGCATTACTTATATTAGATGGCTGGGGTTACGGCCGTCACGACGCATCAAACGCTATCTTTAACGCTAAAACGCCATTTTTTAACTCCCTGCTGGAGCAATATCCAAATTCAAAGCTTGAGGCATCGGGCATGGCCGTTGGTTTACCCGACGGACAAATGGGTAACTCTGAGGTAGGACACATGAACCTGGGTGCAGGCCGTGTGGTTTACCAGGAGCTGGGCCGCATCCACAAAGCTGTTGAAGATAAAGAGCTGGATGAAAACCCGGTAATTAAAGACGCCTTTAATTATGCCAAACAAAATAATAAAGATGTACACTTTATCGGGCTTGTGTCTGACGGTGGCGTACACTCGCACATTAAACACCTGAAAGGTTTGTGCGATGTTGCCGGTCGTTATGCTTTGCCCAACGTTTATATCCACGCATTTTTAGATGGACGCGATACCGACCCCTATAACGGGTTGAAATATATAACCGATCTGGAGCATTACACTCAGGACACCAATGTTAAAATAGCCTCGGCCATTGGTCGCTATTTTGCAATGGACCGCGATAACCGCTGGGAGCGCGTACGCAAAGCCTATGACCTGATGGTGAACGGCGAGGGCGTGCATGTACAGAAGGTTGCAGATGGTATTGTTGAATCATACGCGCACGAGGTTAGCGACGAGTTTGTGGAGCCGATTGTTAGGGTGGATGAAAATGATCAACCCATAGCCGTAATAAAACCGGGAGATGTGGTGTTGTGCTTTAACTTCCGTACAGACCGTGGTCGCGAGATTTCATTAGCTTTAACGCAGAAAGCGTTTCCTGAGCAGAACATGCACCCGCTTGATCTGCGTTATATCACTATGACACCGTATGATGAAACGTTTAAAAACGTGCAGGTGGTGTTCCACAAAGATGACCTGACCAAAACCCTTGGCGAAATTTTGCAGGATGCCGGTAAAAACCAGATCCGCATTGCCGAGACCGAGAAATATCCACACGTAACGTTCTTCTTCTCGGGCGGTCGCGAAAAAGAGTTTGCTAATGAGAAGCGCCTGTTGGTGCCATCGCCAAAAGTGGCTACTTATGATTTACAGCCAGAGATGAGCGCCGAAGGCATCAAAGAGGCGATTTTGCCTGAACTGGAAAGCCACTGGGCCGATTTTATCTGCCTTAACTTTGCCAATACCGATATGGTTGGCCACACAGGCGTGTTCAGCGCTGTAGTAAAGGCTGCCGAAACAGTTGATGCTTGCACCAAAGCAGTGGTTGAAACAGGCCTGAAAAATGGCTACTCATTCATCATCCTTGCTGACCACGGTAATGCAGATTTTATGATTAATGCTGATGGTTCGCCAAACACAGCACACACCACTAACCTGGTGCCTTGTATTGTGATTGATAAAGATGTAACCGCTGTGAAGGATGGTAAGCTGGGCGATGTTGCCCCAACCGTGCTCAAAATGCTCGGTGTTGCCATCCCCGAAGAAATGACAGGCAATGTGCTGGTATAA
- the cmk gene encoding (d)CMP kinase, which produces MSNNIVVAIDGYSSCGKSTLAKALAKKLHFIYVDSGAMYRAVTLYFLRNKIDLHSHDAIMDALKNIHLNFHSRDYQTHITLNDEEVSDEIRLMPVSENVSAVSAIREVRHEMVRQQQRMGKSKNIVMDGRDIGTVVFPHAQVKLFMTADPYVRAERRYKELSPNNPDISLEDVFENLAHRDYQDTTREESPLTRAEDAIILDNTDLTPDEQLQFAIDKITPFLKK; this is translated from the coding sequence ATGAGCAATAATATTGTCGTAGCGATTGATGGCTACTCATCTTGCGGAAAAAGTACGCTGGCTAAAGCGTTGGCCAAGAAACTGCATTTTATTTATGTTGACAGCGGAGCCATGTACCGTGCCGTTACGCTTTATTTTTTGCGCAATAAGATCGATCTGCATAGTCATGATGCTATTATGGATGCCTTGAAAAATATCCACCTTAACTTCCACTCGCGCGATTATCAGACACACATCACCCTGAATGATGAAGAAGTATCTGACGAGATCAGGCTGATGCCGGTTTCAGAAAACGTGAGCGCGGTTTCGGCCATTCGCGAGGTGCGTCATGAGATGGTGCGCCAGCAGCAGCGCATGGGCAAATCAAAAAACATAGTGATGGATGGTCGTGATATTGGTACGGTAGTGTTCCCACATGCCCAGGTAAAACTGTTTATGACGGCTGATCCTTATGTACGCGCCGAGCGTCGCTATAAAGAATTGTCACCTAACAATCCAGACATCAGCCTGGAAGATGTTTTTGAGAACCTGGCCCACCGCGATTATCAGGACACCACCCGCGAGGAAAGCCCGCTTACCCGTGCGGAGGATGCCATCATCTTAGATAATACCGACCTGACGCCTGACGAACAATTGCAGTTTGCGATTGATAAGATTACGCCTTTTTTAAAGAAATAA